One Halichondria panicea chromosome 6, odHalPani1.1, whole genome shotgun sequence genomic window carries:
- the LOC135337106 gene encoding pleckstrin homology domain-containing family A member 8-like, translated as MPTLSLQFYVFFYPPKKTVKMNSMKGTLHKWTNYISGWQPRWFVLESGVLSYYISPEEVTQGSRRSYKAASCHINVDKHDELRLQVVTPDKDTLYLRAGDKTEKQRWVVALASAKLEDHQVDAPDRQEAVPKGPPTKSKSTQLRETCNHLLTQVQGIKMAATQTPPDVESLQAMASTLSIRCDDFLRLTQECLELSHTHSAPVTPVGVGGNINFIGISSRAKRGSASDDEARLQRPRHKQHSPTSSLPTHLTISHSKSDKEKEKNEASKATEQSKENIEISAHGSPEVFITPTNSPHDSPPPSPTPQTHTPTQVQLHSPPTPPIPDFHTPTHPQLHTIRSRAIANQNQRPMFVNVQQQDIAQDRKCDTFFSRSTCQFGAIVLEEDDLIPTKVFLECAEALLPFFDVLSPTAFAPVKADLGGNVKKTLGKYEEDPTRYTTLQVMMTHEIETDTAGTDSATESLLWLKRGMEFIYLFLAELARGETAMDIAAGKAYSKSLSRHHNWMVRGMFSFATKALPYHPDFMVLLGADRSDESVQQVIQDMGIFAQNLGEICVILDQFLVRKNIETES; from the exons ATGCCCACACTTTCCCTTCAGTTTTATGTGTTTTTTTATCCGCCCAAAAAAACAGTTAAAATGAACTCTATGAAAGGCACTTTGCACAAATGGACAAACTACATATCAG GATGGCAGCCTAGATGGTTTGTGTTGGAGTCTGGTGTGCTCTCCTACTATATCTCACCAGAAGAGGTCACTCAGGGGTCACGAAGGTCATACAAGGCTGCGTCATGTCACATCAATG ttgacAAGCACGATGAGCTGCGTCTCCAGGTCGTGACCCCTGATAAGGACACCCTCTACCTGAGGGCAGGGGATAAGACTGAGAAGCAGCGCTGGGTAGTAGCACTAGCCTCCGCTAAACTAGAGGACCACCAAGTCGACGCCCCTG ATCGCCAGGAGGCAGTCCCCAAGGGCCCTCCTACTAAGAGCAAGAGCACGCAGCTGAGGGAGACTTGTAATCATCTCCTCACGCAAGTCCAGGGCATTAAGATGGCCGCCACGCAAACACCACCGGATGTGGAG TCCCTGCAAGCCATGGCTAGTACACTGTCCATCAGATGCGACGATTTCTTGCGACTGACACAAGAGTGTTTGGaactaagccacacccacagtgCACCCGTGACCCCTGTAGGAGTGGGCGGAAACATCAACTTCA TTGGAATCTCCTCGCGTGCTAAGAGGGGTAGTGCTAGCGATGACGAAGCTCGACTGCAACGCCCACGGCACAAACAGCACAGCCCCACGTCCTCActacccacacacctcacaatTTCACATAGCAAGTCCGataaagaaaaagaaaagaacGAAGCTTCGAAAGCAACTGAACAATCAAAAGAAAATATCGAAATATCTGCTCACGGAAGTCCCGAAGTTTTTATCACTCCCACTAACTCCCCTCATGATAGCCCGCCCCCGTCACCAACTCCACAGactcacacgcccacacaagTACAACTTCACagcccacccactccaccaaTTCCAGACTttcacacgcccacacacccacagctCCACACAATTCGTAGCCGTGCAATAGCCAATCAGAATCAACGACCGATGTTCGTAAATGTACAGCAACAAGATATCGCACAAGACAGAAAATGTGACACGTTTTTCTCGCGATCAACATGTCAGTTTGGGGCCATTGTATTGGAGGAAGATGATCTTATTCCAACTAAAGTGTTTCTTGAGTGTGCTGAAGCACTGCTGCCTTTCTTTG atgtcctcagtcccacaGCTTTCGCTCCAGTCAAAGCTGACCTTGGCGGCAACGTTAAG AAAACCTTAGGTAAGTACGAGGAAGACCCTACTCGTTACACTACACTCCAAGTGATGATGACTCATGAGATAGAGACAGATACAGCTGGGACTGACTCAGCCACTGAGTCACTGCTCTGGTTGAAACG gggtatGGAGTTCATCTACTTGTTCCTAGCAGAGTTGGCTAGAGGAGAGACAGCTATGGATATAGCAGCAGGGAAGGCTTACTCCAAATCATTAAGCAGACATCACAACTGGATGGTCAGGGGAATGTTTAGT tttGCCACCAAGGCGTTACCTTATCACCCTGACTTCATGGTTCTCCTCGGCGCTGACAGAAGTGACGAATCAGTCCAGCAAGTCATCCAGGACATGGGAATATTTGCTCAAAACTTGGGGGAAATTTGTGTTATATTGGACCAGTTCTTAGTGCGTAAAAACATTGAAACTGAaagttaa
- the LOC135337108 gene encoding pleckstrin homology domain-containing family A member 8-like: MSHSKSDKEASKATEQSKENIEIPTHASPEVFITPTNSPHHSPPPSPAPHLHTLTQAQLHSPPTPDFHTPTQPQLHTIRSRAIANQNQRPMFVNMQQQDIVQDRKYDTFFSRPTCQFGAIVLEEDDLIPTKVFLECAEVLLPFFDALSPTAFASVKADIAVNIKKALHKYEEDPTRYTTLQVMMTHEIETGRAGAGSATESLLWLKRGMEFIYLFLAELARGETALDVAAWKAYSNSLSRHHYWFVRRIFGLATMAIPYHLDFMVLLGSDRSDESVQQVIQDMGIFAQNLREICVILDQFLVRKNIETKS, encoded by the exons ATGTCTCATAGCAAGTCTGATAAAGAAGCATCGAAAGCAACTGAACAATCAAAAGAAAATATCGAAATACCTACTCACGCAAGTCCCGAAGTTTTTATCACCCCCACTAACTCCCCTCATCACAGCCCGCCCCCGTCACCAGCTCCACATTTACACACGCTCACACAAGCACAGCTTCACAGCCCACCCACTCCAGACTttcacacgcccacacagccACAGCTACACACAATCCGTAGCCGTGCAATAGCCAATCAGAATCAACGACCGATGTTCGTAAACATGCAGCAGCAAGATATTGTACAAGATAGAAAATATGACACATTTTTCTCGCGACCAACATGTCAGTTTGGGGCCATTGTATTGGAAGAAGATGATCTTATACCAACTAAAGTGTTTCTTGAGTGTGCTGAAGTGCTGCTGCCTTTCTTTG ATGCCCTCAGCCCCACAGCTTTTGCTTCAGTCAAAGCTGACATTGCCGTCAACATTAAG AAAGCCTTACATAAGTACGAGGAGGACCCTACTCGTTACACTACACTCCAAGTGATGATGACTCATGAGATAGAGACAGGTAGAGCTGGTGCTGGCTCAGCCACTGAGTCACTGCTCTGGCTGAAACG gggTATGGAGTTCATCTACTTGTTCCTAGCAGAGTTGGCTAGAGGAGAGACAGCGCTGGATGTAGCAGCATGGAAGGCTTACTCTAACTCGTTAAGCAGACATCACTACTGGTTTGTCAGGAGAATATTTGGT ttggcTACCATGGCGATACCCTACCACCTAGACTTCATGGTTCTCCTCGGCTCTGACAGAAGTGACGAATCGGTGCAGCAAGTCATCCAGGACATGGGAATATTTGCTCAAAACTTGAGGGAAATTTGTGTTATATTGGACCAGTTCTTAGTGCGTAAAAACATTGAAACTaaaagttaa
- the LOC135337110 gene encoding exonuclease 3'-5' domain-containing protein 2-like: MGLFRYVTAFTAIVLATIGVLLYRRRRYAHTHSTQNSPPSEDCPRGHVNSRSLLNAYKVTVVRTIEECERFLQNSVPGPVRVVGLDCEWRGPGYLSRKQHSNDDYESEESESKDCPVALLQLAFPNGEVVLVRLCQMKGIGQTLRDLLTNRSVLKFGVGISNDVSRLAAAIGVITAGCVDLQHIAVRCGIRSGTSLQGLCHQMLGLAMDKTFHLRCGDWEAKQLSQDQVDYGALDAIIALHILQAFVELKISKHDRRESSRNNHTSHDQPTAAILIGQSLETWLNNESHHACLLSLCQGVIDVKFKQKLSKTTKNLDNGAAPVVKRTSAYSVRQSSLYHNCRLLAPDGQLLSTMHRRKLEWYLERGLGTLVCESPMTVQLHFEPAGRPGADREYYLREKENICAVCGTNQNCVRKNIIPHEYRRHFPPLMKEHLSHDVLLLCVTCHQLASHHSALLKQLVAAEHDLYDDTSSHKFKEDSHLKQIKSHARVLLKDTAGIPEERLRMLRDSVAGHYQVEGDQLTMETIQAAANIDPRSPNRGYVSHSEVVVATLLAEGGEKRLVEFQRRWWQYFLDTMDPKHLPECWSVDHNPARSV; the protein is encoded by the exons ATGGGTTTGTTCAGGTATGTGACTGCTTTCACAG CAATCGTCCTAGCAACAATCGGTGTGCTGTTGTATAGGAGAAGACgttacgcccacacacactccacacaaaACTCTCCCCCTTCCGAAGACTGCCCTCGTGGCCACGTCAACAGCCGTTCTCTACTAAACGCTTACAAGGTGACAGTTGTGAGGACAATAGAAGAGTGTGAGCGATTCCTCCAAAATAGCGTTCCAGGCCCAGTGAGAGTGGTCGGTTTGGACTGTGAGTGGCGTGGGCCCGGCTACCTCAGCCGAAAACAGCATTCTAATGATGACTACGAGTCTGAAGAGAGTGAATCAAAGGATTGTCCTGTGGCACTGTTGCAGCTGGCATTCCCCAATGGAGAGGTGGTTCTGGTCCGGCTCTGTCAAATGAAAGGGATTGGACAAACTTTGAGAGACTTACTCACTAACAGAAG tgTGCTGAAGTTTGGGGTCGGTATTAGCAACGATGTGAGTAGACTAGCAGCCGCCATTGGAGTGATCACTGCTGGCTGTGTAGACCTGCAACACATCGCTGTGAGGTGTGGGATAAG AAGTGGTACTAGTTTACAGGGACTGTGTCACCAGATGCTCGGACTAGCAATGGACAAGACCTTTCACCTTCGTTGTGGAGACTGGGAGGCTAAGCAACTGTCCCAGGATcag GTTGACTACGGTGCACTGGATGCAATCATTGCACTGCACATTCTTCAAGCATTTGTTGAACTCAAAATATCAAAACACGATCGTCGCGAATCAAGCCGAAACAATcacacatcacatgaccagccTACAGCAGCCATTCTGATTGGCCAATCCTTAGAGACTTGGCTCAACAACGAAAGCCATCACGCATGTCTACTATCGCTATGTCAAGGAGTTATTGACGTAAAATTTAAGCAAAAACTATCAAAAACTACGAAAAATTTGGATAATGGAGCTGCTCCAGTTGTAAAGAGAACTAGTGCTTACAGTGTACGGCAGAGTAGTTTGTACCACAACTGTCGTCTCCTAGCACCAGATGGTCAGCTGTTGTCCACCATGCATCGGAGGAAGCTAGAGTGGTATCTTGAGAGAGGATTgggga CTCTCGTGTGTGAGTCTCCAATGACAGTGCAGTTGCACTTTGAACCTGCCGGGCGGCCGGGTGCAGACAGGGAGTACTACCTCAGGGAGAAGGAGAACATCTGTGCAGTGTGCGGGACCAATCAGAACTGTGTCAGGAAGAACATCATCCCACACGAGTATAGAAG GCACTTTCCTCCGCTGATGAAGGAACACCTGTCACATGATGTGTTGTTGCTCTGTGTGACCTGTCATCAGCTAGCTAGTCATCACAGTGCACTACTCAAGCAACTGGTGGCGGCCGAACATGATCTCTATGACGACACGAGCTCACATAAATTCAAGGAAGACTCACACTTGAAACAAATCAAAAGCCATGCAAG AGTGTTGCTCAAGGACACGGCTGGCATACCTGAAGAGAGGCTGCGAATGCTACGAGACTCAGTAGCTGGTCACTACCAAGTGGAGGGAGACCAGCTCACCATGGAGACCATACAAGCAGCTGCTAACATTGACCCAAG ATCCCCTAACCGTGGTTACGTGTCCCACTCAGAGGTTGTCGTAGCAACCCTGTTAGCGGAGGGGGGCGAGAAGCGATTGGTTGAGTTCCAGCGACGATGGTGGCAATATTTCCTGGATACAATGGACCCCAAGCACCTCCCAGAGTGTTGGAGTGTGGATCATAACCCAGCTAGATCAGTGTGA
- the LOC135337109 gene encoding rab3 GTPase-activating protein catalytic subunit-like — translation MAEQDEEIFEINDFTNATEWESFIAAIEQVMHQWGLAGGDQQHQEGVTVAKQHRKVERVSYCGRTFVISLEVGGASCSDHTHSKRNKHWGVAMREMMDNSADFPPKAHHLTRWYGLSQFVLLAPGEGESALMSQAQAKLMISSVSVAVSNTSCVTPVFVQVHQKWRQVYVGVAECGDVRVDYHMIHLRHTPTHFGHLSGLLELFKAKLKCPVDQMDPVQIAARHTYVLNQWSLEDWPVEPLDGAECEGGGVDYGRLSIGAISDPIEELHLSAVWPNLSEETVADTQEHSVLKPTHAPVWSVVCGLSEGCQCFLSEQLTAFLKLCYHNEAINELLGGRATQEGSPAGTPGYSTALNRLTAPPAANMASPYLPARMVGGAESQTTPTLQEALSNEELEAVLKCLFPEAYQDNPPTPHTPTPSHTDPLVSKLKSAPLHSLSSRLANTMCLVNKEHGVRGLALVWYELVQELRYRWENGVQLRDLPEGSPDMGCCLLHQKLQMLNCCIRHKISHEQKLNTPNIHSNSQTSILDTTNLSSMEFQTPNTSIHSASHDFKEKSHDSTDSDSDEFFEAMESHGDDVAMDTSEQSDGVPVEIKEPRDACEGSGVGGVDSVGALKPCGDLVLVATGNRLFVPITQDHTPMTEDMFTEQANVLSRLGTSEEAAKVRAKMQSSSLLSDMQAFKAANPGCLLEDFVRWYSPRDWIEDEDTPTPPGTPPPPATPPPSGTPSPLVTPPLPVTPPPLDTPTIQSPDASHNQTESSSDSPISKLEVSVSADPADGWEGEDWAVIESDNEEEVTNKETEAEPTRCVKGHLSTRMLQPDNLWVEAWLSTTPLPAYKQKRLFDDTREAEKLLHFLAGLSPCQLALLLMPSLLHSAIATIMSRQEKQPLAAVDSLLQDVISLLATEQQPSLDSLPRYQECINLLSQAEHLLAAAQSLRAKLYQGLELSGDSVSSEGGGRGELEVSAEVILTGSELVLTNPTSSVTGRALMGLLTVQSAAGELENISLTLDESVPSVTTETYPQPSGKEYILRSTIPSHAPYSTPSPQRLFCVLTRGEFRLAGAFSKDTKLT, via the exons ATGGCTGAACAAGATGAAGAGATATTTGAAATCAATGATTTCACAAACGCCACAGAATGGGAAAG TTTCATAGCAGCTATAGAGCAGGTGATGCATCAGTGGGGACTGGCGGGAGGAGACCAGCAACACCag GAGGGggtgactgttgctaagcaacACAGGAAGGTAGAACGAGTGAGCTATTGCGGTCGAACATTCGTTATCTCATTAGAGGTAGGCGGAGCCTCGTGttctgaccacacccactccaagCGCAACAAGCACTGGGGAGTGGCTATGAGAGAGATGATGGATAACAGCGCTGACTTCCCACCCAAAGCACATCACCTGACTAGATG GTACGGACTGTCACAGTTTGTCCTCCTAGCTCCGGGGGAGGGGGAGAGTGCTCTCATGAGTCAAGCACAAGCCAAGCTCATGATTAGCTCTGTCTCTGTTGCCGTTAGCAACACATCTTG tgtgacCCCTGTGTTCGTACAAGTTCATCAGAAGTGGCGTCAAGTGTacgtgggcgtggctgagtGTGGGGATGTGCGGGTTGACTATCACATGATCCACCTAcgacacacgcccactcatttcGGGCACCTCTCCGGACTACTGGAGCTATTCAAGGCTAAACTG AAGTGTCCTGTTGATCAGATGGATCCAGTGCAGATTGCAGCTCGTCACACGTATGTGCTCAACCAGTGGAGTCTAGAAGATTGGCCTGTAGAGCCgctag aTGGTGCagagtgtgagggtggtggagtGGACTATGGGAGGCTGTCCATTGGAGCCATCTCTGATCCAATAGA GGAGCTCCACTTATCAGCCGTGTGGCCAAACCTTAGTGAGGAGACTGTGGCGGACACACAGGAACATAG tgtcctAAAGCCCACCCACGCACCAGTGTGGAGTGTAGTGTGTGGATTAAGTGAGGGCTGTCAGTGCTTCCTCTCCGAGCAGCTAACAGCATTCCTCAAGCTCTGTTACCATAACGAAGCTATCAATGAACTGCTCGGAGGTAGAGCAACGCAGGAGGGCTCTCCAGCAG GCACTCCTGGTTATTCCACGGCTCTGAATAGACTCACGGCACCACCGGCTGCTAACATGGCCTCTCCCTATCTACCCGCAAGGATGGTGGGCGGGGCCGAGTctcagaccacacccactttacAGGAGGCTTTGAGCAACGAAGAACTAGAGGCAGTGCTTAAA TGCTTGTTCCCGGAGGCGTATCAGGACAacccgcccactccacacacacccacaccctcacacactgACCCCCTGGTGAGCAAGTTAAAGAGCGCCCCCCTCCACAGCCTCAGCTCACGTCTAGCCAACACTATGTGCTTAGTCAACAAGGAACACG GAGTGAGGGGCCTTGCTCTGGTGTGGTATGAACTGGTGCAGGAGTTGAGATATCGCTGGGAGAATGGCGTACAGTTGAGAGA tttGCCTGAGGGGTCACCTGACATGGGTTGCTGTCTCCTACATCAGAAACTGCAAATGCTCAACTGTTGTATTCGACACAAAATATCTCACGAACAGAAACTCAATACTCCAAATATTCATTCCAATTCTCAAACTTCCATTCTCGATACAACAAATTTATCATCCATGGAATTTCAAACACCCAACACAAGTATTCACTCGGCATCACATGACTTTAAAGAAAAGTCACATGATAGTACTGACAGCGATAGTGACGAGTTTTTTGAAGCTATGGAGTCCCATGGCGATGACGTTGCCATGGATACATCGGAACAATCTGACGGTGTACCGGTCGAGATTAAGGAACCTCGTGATGCCTGTGAGGGGagtggtgtgggcggtgtggATAGTGTGGGGGCGTTGAAGCCGTGTGGGGACCTGGTACTGGTTGCTACTGGCAACCGACTGTTTGTACCCATCACCCAG GATCACACTCCGATGACGGAGGACATGTTCACAGAGCAGGCTAATGTACTCTCACGTCTGGGTACCTCAGAGGAGGCAGCAAAGGTTCGGGCAAAGATGCAGAGCTCGTCCCTCCTCTCCGACATGCAAGCCTTCAAG gcgGCCAATCCCGGCTGTTTATTGGAGGATTTTGTGCGATGGTATTCTCCACGAGACTGGATCGAGGACGAggacacgcccactccaccTGGCACGCCCCCTCCACCTGCCACACCTCCTCCATCTGGCACACCCTCTCCACTTGTCACACCCCCTCTACCTGTCACACCTCCTCCACTTGACACGCCCACGATCCAGTCACCTGATGCATCACATAACCAAACAGAGAGCAGTTCCGACTCTCCGATATCCAAACTGGAAGTGAGTGTGAGTGCTGACCCAGCAGACGGATGGGAGGGGGAGGACTGGGCCGTTATTGAGTCAGACAACGAGGAGGAGGTTACAAATAAAGAAACAGAGGCTGAACCAACACGG tgtGTGAAAGGTCACCTCTCTACTCGTATGCTCCAACCTGACAACCTCTGGGTGGAGGCGTGGCTATCGACCACACCCCTTCCTGCATATAAACAAAAGAGGCTGTTTGATGATACAAGAGAAGCCGAAAAACTGCTTCACTTTCTGGCCGGACTATCACCATGCCAACTGGCACTGTTGCTAATGCCCTCCCTCCTACACTCGGCCATAGCAACTATCATGAGCAGAcaag agaaGCAACCCCTCGCTGCTGTAGACAGTCTACTACAAGATGTCATATCCCTACTAGCCACAGAGCAGCAGCCATCGCTTGACTCACTACCAAGATATCAG GAGTGTATTAATCTGCTCTCTCAAGCCGAGCATTTGCTGGCAGCTGCTCAATCCCTCAGGGCAAAGCTCTACCAG ggtCTAGAGCTGAGTGGAGATAGTGTGAGTAGTGAGGGTGGTGGGCGTGGTGAACTAGAGGTCAGTGCAGAGGTTATCCTGACGGGTTCAGAGCTTGTACTGACTAACCCCACGTCTAGTGTAACAGGGAGGGCTCTCATGGGTCTCCTCACAGTTCAAAGTGCAGCGGGg GAGCTGGAGAATATATCGCTGACTCTTGACGAAAGCGTTCCCTCTGTAACCACGGAAACCTACCCACAACCGAGCGGCAAGGAGTACATACTGAGGTCTACTATACCAAGCCATGCCCCCtactccaccccctccccgCAGAGACTGTTCTGTGTGCTCACAAGAGGAGAGTTCAGATTAGCTGGAGCGTTCTCCAAAGACACTAAACTAACTTAA